One region of Chitinispirillum alkaliphilum genomic DNA includes:
- a CDS encoding Na-K-Cl cotransporter, whose product MFMRAGFVIGHAGIIATLLILILSKTISALTGLSISAIATNTEVKGGGAYYLISRTMGPEFGGTIGLTLYLAQTLSVPFYILGFTEALIFTADSFAFIPPLQPYFGLIAIVTLLFLFSIAYIGAGWAIKAQYAIMAILGLAILAFIGGAALNFDITLLRNNLRAPQEIQFSFWALFAIYFPAVTGIMAGVNMSGDLKNPSRSIPMGTLFAIGAGFFIYAAQVILVGGAISRNDLINSPFHSLVSIAPLFSGFLVIGGVFCATISSAIGSLLGAPRVLQSLGQDKILKPASPFSHLGKNGEPRRALYLTFAISFLVIYLARNGGDGEAFNIVASLVTMLFLWTYGITNLAAFVESFTKNPSFRPRFKFFHWFPALIGAGASFAVSFLVDAPVAVAATFLVFSIFLYVKRFIMEASFGDARRGFVYSRTRDHLFRLSQLPVHSKNWRPTIVVLSGNPKRRLTLVKYADWLSSGRGIVTMALLQQGKLDNMLEERTATISKLDTFVKEHKIRAFPEVLITRDFDQGLNMFLQSTSIGPIKPNLALFGWSGDPSRAAGYLRSLKTAAMLDMSVVLVHDNGLPDKGRKRIDIWWRGEQNGSLMVILAYLLTLNPEWSGAQIRILRVVTEISQKSESYSEMKRLIDAARIDADIEIVFSGKKFSDLLYEYSSDATVVFLGLSLPEEQYAGQFQSSVGALLEKLPTTLFIYSTGEADLLS is encoded by the coding sequence ATGTTCATGCGTGCCGGATTTGTGATTGGGCATGCCGGCATTATCGCAACACTTCTTATTCTTATCCTTTCCAAAACAATCAGTGCGCTCACAGGATTATCCATCTCAGCAATTGCAACCAACACCGAGGTAAAGGGAGGGGGAGCCTACTATCTCATCTCAAGAACTATGGGACCTGAATTCGGGGGCACCATCGGGCTCACCCTGTATCTTGCTCAAACCCTCTCTGTTCCGTTTTATATTCTTGGTTTCACCGAAGCCCTTATTTTCACTGCAGACAGTTTTGCCTTTATCCCACCGCTTCAGCCCTATTTCGGACTGATCGCAATTGTAACACTGCTATTTCTGTTTAGTATAGCGTATATCGGTGCAGGTTGGGCGATAAAGGCTCAGTATGCAATTATGGCCATTCTCGGGCTCGCTATCCTTGCATTTATTGGGGGAGCTGCTCTTAATTTCGATATAACTCTGTTAAGAAATAATTTACGTGCTCCACAGGAGATCCAGTTCTCATTCTGGGCGCTGTTTGCCATATATTTTCCTGCAGTGACAGGAATAATGGCCGGAGTCAATATGTCAGGGGATCTCAAAAACCCCTCCAGATCTATTCCGATGGGGACACTGTTCGCAATAGGAGCAGGATTTTTCATATATGCGGCTCAGGTTATTTTGGTAGGAGGAGCCATTTCAAGAAATGATCTGATAAATTCCCCCTTTCATAGCCTTGTGTCCATAGCTCCCCTTTTTAGCGGATTCTTAGTTATTGGCGGGGTTTTTTGTGCCACAATTTCAAGTGCAATCGGGTCACTGCTTGGAGCTCCGAGGGTCCTGCAGTCCCTGGGTCAGGACAAAATCCTTAAACCCGCTTCACCATTTTCCCACCTTGGAAAAAACGGAGAACCAAGAAGAGCGCTTTATCTGACTTTTGCCATAAGCTTTCTGGTGATCTATCTTGCAAGGAACGGAGGTGACGGGGAAGCATTCAATATAGTTGCATCTTTGGTAACTATGCTTTTTCTTTGGACGTACGGTATAACCAATCTCGCGGCATTTGTGGAGTCATTTACCAAAAACCCTTCATTCAGACCAAGGTTCAAGTTTTTCCACTGGTTTCCTGCACTTATAGGAGCAGGGGCAAGCTTTGCGGTTTCATTTCTTGTAGATGCACCGGTCGCTGTTGCAGCCACATTTCTTGTTTTCTCTATTTTTCTCTATGTAAAAAGATTTATCATGGAAGCATCATTTGGGGATGCCAGACGTGGCTTTGTATACAGCAGAACAAGGGATCATCTTTTCAGGCTCTCACAGCTTCCCGTTCACTCCAAGAACTGGCGACCCACGATTGTTGTGCTCTCGGGTAACCCCAAGCGCAGACTCACTCTGGTAAAATATGCAGACTGGCTCAGCAGCGGAAGAGGTATAGTGACCATGGCTTTGCTTCAGCAGGGAAAGCTTGATAACATGCTTGAAGAGCGTACCGCAACAATCTCAAAACTTGACACTTTTGTTAAAGAACACAAAATAAGGGCTTTTCCTGAAGTGCTGATAACGCGGGATTTTGATCAGGGCCTGAACATGTTTTTACAATCAACCTCGATTGGTCCTATCAAACCCAACCTGGCACTGTTTGGCTGGTCGGGGGATCCTTCCCGAGCCGCAGGTTATCTGCGTTCTCTTAAAACTGCAGCAATGCTTGATATGAGTGTTGTGTTGGTTCACGACAACGGATTGCCTGATAAAGGAAGAAAGCGCATTGATATATGGTGGAGAGGTGAGCAAAACGGTTCCCTTATGGTCATTCTGGCCTATCTTTTAACGTTGAATCCTGAATGGTCTGGGGCACAGATAAGGATATTGCGTGTGGTAACAGAGATCTCTCAAAAAAGTGAATCCTACAGCGAGATGAAAAGGCTTATAGATGCGGCCAGAATAGATGCAGATATTGAGATAGTTTTCTCGGGGAAAAAATTCAGCGATTTATTATACGAGTACTCCTCAGATGCTACTGTAGTGTTTCTGGGGCTGAGTTTACCGGAAGAGCAGTATGCGGGGCAGTTTCAAAGTTCAGTCGGGGCATTATTGGAAAAATTACCCACCACTCTGTTCATCTATTCAACAGGTGAAGCGGATCTGCTATCATAA
- a CDS encoding Citrate synthase has protein sequence MEETLNNCRSFSQVVNEWSDSVNKCNTVEAELYKKYEVKRGLRDISGRGVLAGLTRIGEVHSYVLDEGEMVPVPGRLSYRGVNIIDLVNGFRKDGRFGFEETCYLLLFGNLPTGEQLEEFENILTEFRTLPRGFVRDMIMKAPSRDMMNVLARTVLALYSYDESADDISIPNVLRQSLQLITTFPLLAVYGYQAYSHFHGNNSLVIHPPNPELSTAENILHMLRHDSSYTRLEAELLDLALVLHAEHGGGNNSSFTAHVVTSSGADTYSVIAAALGSLKGPRHGGANAKVVQMFECIKNEISDWQDEEEVSGFLDKILKKEAFDNSGLIYGIGHAVYSVSDPRAVVFKQHVEELAKSKGLEKEFALYSLVEKLAPKAISNVSKMYKGVSANVDFYSGFVYSMLGIPQELFTPIFAVSRITGWCAHRMEELVNRGKIIRPAYKCTEQKRAYLELDKRIQVQEKNIP, from the coding sequence ATGGAAGAAACGTTAAATAACTGCAGAAGTTTTTCTCAGGTAGTTAATGAATGGAGCGATTCTGTCAACAAATGTAATACTGTTGAAGCTGAATTATATAAGAAATATGAAGTAAAGAGAGGGCTTCGGGATATAAGTGGAAGAGGTGTTTTAGCCGGGTTGACACGCATCGGGGAGGTGCACTCCTACGTTCTTGATGAAGGGGAGATGGTTCCGGTGCCTGGTCGATTGAGTTACAGAGGGGTCAACATTATCGACCTGGTAAATGGTTTCCGGAAAGATGGCCGTTTTGGGTTTGAGGAAACCTGTTACCTGCTTTTGTTTGGAAATCTGCCTACAGGTGAACAGCTGGAAGAGTTTGAGAACATACTTACTGAATTCAGAACTCTGCCACGTGGCTTTGTACGGGATATGATCATGAAAGCCCCAAGCAGGGATATGATGAATGTGCTTGCAAGGACTGTACTTGCTCTGTACAGCTATGATGAGAGTGCTGATGATATTTCTATCCCCAATGTTTTGCGACAAAGTCTTCAGCTCATAACCACCTTCCCCCTTTTAGCTGTTTATGGCTATCAGGCGTACTCCCATTTCCACGGGAATAATTCACTTGTGATCCATCCCCCAAATCCTGAGCTTTCCACAGCGGAAAATATACTGCATATGCTCAGACATGACAGCAGCTATACACGCCTGGAGGCAGAACTGCTTGATTTGGCACTGGTGCTTCATGCAGAGCATGGAGGAGGAAACAATTCCTCCTTTACAGCCCATGTAGTGACTTCTTCCGGAGCTGATACCTACTCTGTAATAGCTGCTGCGCTTGGTTCGCTTAAAGGCCCGCGACATGGCGGGGCAAATGCCAAGGTCGTACAGATGTTTGAGTGTATAAAAAATGAGATATCTGACTGGCAGGATGAAGAGGAGGTGTCGGGGTTTCTTGATAAAATCCTGAAAAAAGAAGCTTTCGACAACTCGGGCCTGATATATGGAATAGGACATGCCGTTTACTCCGTTTCTGATCCAAGGGCTGTTGTATTCAAACAGCATGTTGAAGAACTGGCTAAGTCCAAAGGATTGGAAAAAGAGTTTGCCCTTTATAGTCTGGTTGAAAAACTTGCTCCAAAAGCAATCTCAAATGTAAGTAAAATGTACAAGGGTGTCAGTGCAAATGTAGACTTTTATTCAGGATTTGTATATAGCATGCTTGGTATACCACAGGAGCTGTTTACTCCCATTTTTGCGGTTTCAAGAATCACTGGCTGGTGTGCACACCGGATGGAGGAACTTGTAAACAGAGGCAAAATTATCCGGCCTGCTTACAAATGCACAGAACAAAAACGGGCTTACCTTGAGTTGGATAAAAGAATTCAGGTGCAGGAGAAAAACATACCTTGA
- a CDS encoding Aspartyl-tRNA(Asn) amidotransferase subunit B — translation MEYEIVIGLEVHAQLLTNTKLFCGCKTAFGDPPNTHGCPVCTGLPGSLPVLNRKAVEMAIRMGLAVDCSINNKSIFARKNYFYPDLPKGYQISQYEIPVCGPGKLCISVDGEEREIGITRIHLEEDAGKLIHDQDRDSLFDVNRCGTPLIEIVSEPDLRSPGEAYAYLTGIKQILEYLQICDCNMEQGSLRCDANISLRPRGEKKLGTKTEIKNMNSFRNLEKALEYEYTRQKEILSSGGKIIQQTFLWDPVNARSVAMRTKENAHDYRYFPDPDLMPLIIEDSWIERMKETLPELPAVRRHRFVEQYSLSPYAAEVLTSTIGLAQYFENTASVCKDPKSAANWIMGDIMRLINEKKVQSPDQLNVTHQRLGTLISLIEKGSVSSKAARKVIDLMEKEDKDPQVIIEEQGLKQVSDSGALQSVIESVVASNAPEAERYRQGDKKLMSYFMGQIMKATKGAANPKEAGAILRNLLEQ, via the coding sequence TTGGAGTATGAAATAGTTATAGGGCTTGAAGTTCATGCACAGCTTCTGACTAACACAAAGCTGTTCTGTGGTTGTAAAACTGCCTTTGGTGATCCGCCCAACACTCATGGGTGTCCCGTATGTACCGGACTTCCGGGTTCTCTTCCTGTTTTAAACCGAAAAGCAGTGGAGATGGCAATCAGAATGGGATTGGCAGTAGACTGCTCTATCAATAACAAATCAATTTTCGCCAGAAAAAACTACTTCTACCCCGATCTCCCTAAAGGATATCAGATCTCTCAGTACGAAATACCGGTATGTGGTCCCGGTAAACTGTGTATTTCTGTTGATGGGGAAGAAAGGGAGATTGGCATTACCCGCATACATTTGGAGGAAGATGCCGGAAAATTGATCCACGATCAGGACCGGGATTCACTTTTCGATGTTAACCGGTGTGGCACTCCATTGATTGAGATTGTATCCGAGCCAGATCTCAGGAGTCCCGGGGAGGCATATGCATATCTCACAGGCATAAAGCAGATCCTGGAATATCTCCAGATTTGTGACTGTAATATGGAACAGGGCAGCCTGCGTTGTGATGCGAATATTTCTCTCAGGCCCAGGGGTGAAAAGAAACTGGGCACAAAAACAGAAATAAAGAATATGAACAGTTTCAGAAATCTCGAAAAAGCGCTGGAGTATGAGTACACTCGCCAGAAAGAGATCCTGAGCAGCGGAGGAAAAATAATTCAGCAGACCTTTCTTTGGGATCCTGTGAATGCCAGATCTGTGGCTATGAGAACAAAAGAGAATGCTCATGATTATCGATACTTTCCGGATCCGGATCTGATGCCGCTTATAATAGAGGATTCGTGGATTGAACGGATGAAGGAAACTCTTCCGGAATTGCCTGCAGTGCGTCGTCATCGCTTTGTTGAGCAGTATTCGCTTTCTCCTTATGCTGCAGAAGTGCTTACATCAACAATCGGCTTGGCTCAGTATTTTGAAAATACCGCATCAGTGTGTAAGGATCCTAAATCTGCAGCTAACTGGATCATGGGTGATATAATGCGGCTTATAAATGAGAAGAAGGTGCAATCTCCCGATCAGCTTAATGTTACACATCAAAGGCTTGGGACACTGATATCTCTGATTGAAAAAGGAAGTGTATCTTCTAAAGCTGCCAGAAAAGTAATTGATTTGATGGAAAAAGAGGATAAGGATCCTCAGGTCATTATTGAGGAACAGGGTCTGAAGCAGGTATCTGACAGCGGGGCTCTTCAGTCTGTTATTGAATCTGTTGTGGCTTCAAACGCTCCGGAAGCAGAACGGTACAGACAGGGAGACAAAAAGCTCATGTCTTATTTTATGGGGCAGATCATGAAAGCCACAAAGGGGGCTGCAAACCCAAAAGAAGCTGGAGCCATTTTACGGAATCTGTTGGAACAGTAG
- a CDS encoding tRNA-i(6)A37 methylthiotransferase: protein MNVADSDIIFQILSDRGFVSAKNSSEADLLVVNTCSVRENAELRARSRIQEYARTSKNPSQKLWVIGCMAERLGDKLIDEIPGIDHVIGAKDMEDIRQRIDEILPDQTLCGVINTSSSVTDFVPVMRGCDNYCSYCIVPYVRGHEISIPVEEVEKQVKKKIDQGVKEITLLGQNVNSYRYENFDFPDLISKISEIEGLERLRFTTSHPRDCSEKLISTVAQLQNVCNHIHLPVQAGSDRVLSLMNRGYTGKDYRKLVDMIRKHIPDADITTDILVGFPSETQEEFKQTLSLVEDVAFTTAFMFAYSPREGTKAASMKECLSDEEKKARLTELITMQTEITRKAYGEMVGKEIEVLVSGRQEKHDKMWMGQDYGCKRVLLSCTNAQAGMILKAKVVRSSGMTLIAERI, encoded by the coding sequence ATGAATGTGGCGGATTCCGATATAATATTTCAGATTCTCTCTGACAGAGGCTTTGTGAGTGCGAAGAACTCTTCCGAGGCAGATTTGCTGGTGGTAAATACCTGCAGTGTCAGGGAAAATGCAGAACTGCGGGCCAGGTCAAGAATCCAGGAGTATGCCAGAACCAGCAAAAATCCATCTCAGAAATTGTGGGTAATTGGGTGTATGGCAGAGAGGCTTGGAGATAAACTGATTGATGAAATTCCCGGTATCGACCATGTGATAGGTGCTAAAGACATGGAGGATATCAGGCAAAGAATTGATGAGATTCTGCCTGACCAGACTCTGTGTGGTGTAATCAATACCAGCAGTTCAGTAACTGATTTTGTCCCTGTGATGAGAGGTTGTGATAACTACTGCTCCTATTGCATAGTGCCTTATGTGCGGGGCCATGAGATATCGATTCCTGTGGAGGAAGTTGAAAAGCAGGTGAAAAAGAAAATCGATCAGGGGGTAAAAGAGATAACTCTGCTTGGACAAAATGTTAACTCATACAGGTATGAGAATTTTGACTTTCCCGATCTGATTTCAAAGATATCTGAAATTGAGGGACTTGAGCGGCTTAGGTTCACCACAAGCCATCCCAGGGACTGCAGCGAAAAGCTGATCTCGACAGTTGCTCAGTTACAAAACGTTTGCAATCATATTCATCTCCCGGTTCAGGCTGGCTCAGACAGGGTTTTGTCGCTTATGAACCGGGGTTATACCGGAAAAGATTACAGAAAGCTTGTGGATATGATTCGTAAACATATTCCGGACGCTGATATCACTACCGATATACTCGTAGGATTTCCTTCGGAAACACAGGAGGAGTTCAAACAGACATTATCCCTTGTGGAAGATGTAGCCTTTACCACTGCATTTATGTTTGCATACTCCCCCAGAGAGGGCACTAAAGCAGCATCGATGAAAGAGTGTCTGAGTGATGAAGAGAAAAAAGCCCGGTTGACAGAACTGATAACAATGCAAACAGAAATAACCCGCAAAGCGTATGGTGAAATGGTGGGAAAAGAGATTGAAGTTCTGGTCAGCGGTCGTCAGGAAAAGCATGATAAAATGTGGATGGGTCAGGATTATGGGTGCAAACGGGTACTTCTGTCTTGCACAAATGCACAAGCAGGAATGATTTTAAAGGCCAAAGTGGTAAGAAGCAGTGGTATGACCTTAATAGCAGAAAGGATATGA
- a CDS encoding glycosyl transferase, which translates to MVHEKSIAIVIASYLRPQRARSVVNQLTKLITPADSIIVVWQKKNYDHLLQKHPSLKTTTLKHANLPAARNTGIINSSSDIVLFLDDDVEIDNLLLEKHRCAYETPDTGGIAGFVQDPIFPISASAPSYFDITTGECVQNFSLPEKQLTISMMGANMSFKRSAIEMIQGFDTNYKGNALWEEIDAAFRLRNAGFRIMYCPEAKVKHLRENQGGCRSSGKRIYLYHQFANTAYFACRYMPLKHCFSWLKFWKNRLEFLTRKEQCGHYKTHIFSGICGAIAGILRYSSVSFVLKSKRINSEKIFPSQ; encoded by the coding sequence ATGGTTCACGAAAAATCCATCGCCATTGTAATTGCCTCCTATCTCAGGCCACAGCGAGCACGCTCTGTTGTTAACCAACTCACGAAACTGATTACTCCGGCAGATTCAATTATCGTAGTCTGGCAAAAAAAGAACTACGATCACCTGCTGCAGAAACACCCCTCACTTAAAACCACTACTTTAAAGCATGCTAATCTGCCAGCCGCCAGAAATACCGGAATAATCAATAGTTCTTCAGATATCGTTTTGTTTCTGGATGATGATGTGGAGATCGATAATCTATTGCTTGAAAAACACCGCTGTGCCTACGAGACACCGGATACGGGAGGTATTGCAGGTTTTGTCCAGGATCCCATTTTTCCCATTTCAGCAAGCGCTCCATCTTACTTCGATATCACCACTGGAGAGTGTGTCCAAAACTTTTCTCTTCCAGAAAAACAGCTTACTATAAGTATGATGGGTGCGAATATGTCTTTCAAAAGATCTGCTATCGAGATGATTCAAGGATTTGATACAAATTACAAGGGAAATGCGCTGTGGGAGGAAATTGATGCTGCATTTCGTCTGAGAAATGCAGGCTTTCGGATTATGTACTGTCCCGAAGCCAAAGTAAAACATCTCAGAGAAAATCAGGGTGGATGCAGGAGTTCGGGAAAACGGATCTACCTCTATCATCAATTTGCAAACACTGCATACTTTGCATGCAGATATATGCCTCTCAAACATTGTTTCTCATGGTTGAAATTCTGGAAAAACAGACTTGAGTTCCTAACCAGGAAAGAGCAGTGCGGACATTATAAAACTCACATTTTCTCAGGTATATGCGGTGCAATCGCCGGAATACTACGTTATTCGTCAGTATCATTCGTTTTAAAATCAAAGAGAATAAATTCTGAAAAGATTTTTCCCAGTCAATGA
- a CDS encoding RNA-binding protein, which produces MNIYVGNLSYDSTEEEIRELFGQYGEVSSVSLITDKYTGRAKGFGFVEMPNNDQAQQAVQSLSNQEVKGRKITVNEARPRSDRPRH; this is translated from the coding sequence ATGAATATTTATGTTGGAAATCTTTCATACGACAGTACAGAAGAGGAGATCAGGGAGCTTTTCGGGCAGTACGGAGAGGTTTCATCGGTGAGTTTGATAACGGATAAGTACACGGGTCGTGCCAAGGGGTTTGGGTTTGTTGAGATGCCCAATAACGATCAGGCACAGCAGGCAGTGCAGTCTCTTTCCAATCAGGAAGTGAAGGGGCGAAAGATCACAGTCAATGAAGCCAGGCCGCGCTCTGATCGTCCGAGGCACTGA
- a CDS encoding heat shock protein Hsp20, producing MAEVPKRGQTPVQSSTAEQLVSAENAYSPDVNIYDNREALILSLDIPGVHRGNVNVEVDANNVLTIRAKSSLTEPEGEAVVREFEAGDFFRSFTLSNEFDTERISGKLDNGVLEIMIPRKEDIQPRKISINA from the coding sequence ATGGCGGAAGTACCAAAAAGGGGGCAAACTCCAGTGCAGAGCTCAACTGCAGAGCAGCTTGTTTCTGCAGAAAACGCGTATTCTCCTGATGTAAATATCTACGATAACAGAGAGGCCCTTATACTGAGTCTCGATATACCGGGGGTACACAGGGGCAATGTAAACGTTGAGGTAGATGCCAATAACGTTCTTACCATCAGGGCTAAGTCTTCACTGACCGAGCCTGAGGGGGAGGCGGTTGTAAGGGAGTTTGAAGCGGGAGATTTTTTCAGGTCTTTTACCCTGAGCAATGAGTTTGATACCGAGAGAATATCGGGAAAGCTTGATAACGGGGTGTTGGAGATAATGATTCCCAGAAAAGAAGATATCCAGCCCAGGAAAATAAGTATCAATGCCTAA
- a CDS encoding heat shock protein Hsp20, with protein sequence MLWPRDPFKDFEKLRSEMENIFSRVPGFRTPVYEFPLVNIYDTHEELVLVAEIPGVNKENIDINFHRNTLVLSGKRELPRYGNSQILRQEQPEGSFEKRVRIPVEVKSSEVSAFYEDGVLKVVMPKSEELRPRQIIIES encoded by the coding sequence ATGCTCTGGCCAAGAGATCCTTTTAAAGATTTCGAGAAACTGAGAAGTGAGATGGAGAACATATTCTCCCGGGTGCCTGGTTTCAGGACACCGGTGTATGAGTTTCCTCTGGTAAACATATACGATACACATGAAGAACTGGTGCTTGTGGCGGAGATACCCGGAGTAAATAAGGAGAATATAGATATAAATTTCCACCGGAACACCCTTGTGCTTTCGGGGAAACGGGAACTGCCCCGCTATGGCAATTCCCAAATACTGAGGCAGGAGCAGCCTGAGGGGAGCTTTGAGAAGAGAGTGCGTATTCCGGTTGAGGTGAAGAGCTCGGAGGTAAGTGCATTTTATGAAGATGGTGTTCTTAAGGTGGTGATGCCAAAATCCGAAGAACTCAGGCCCAGGCAGATAATTATCGAAAGCTGA
- a CDS encoding heat shock protein Hsp20 has product MRLPVLGRKNKERETVLDRIERPSSRFLDLFEEWQGIKEKIPLVDISETDRSFEVRAEIPGVEQDEIKLYSSGGVLTIEGEKKESREEGSKQKGTYYRESRYGSFRRDIPLGEDLQWEDAKANYKNGVLRVTVPKGERSQKEGKKIEIG; this is encoded by the coding sequence ATGAGGTTACCGGTTTTGGGTCGAAAGAATAAAGAGCGGGAAACGGTTCTGGATCGTATAGAGAGACCTTCCTCCCGTTTTCTTGATCTGTTTGAGGAGTGGCAGGGAATAAAGGAGAAGATTCCTTTGGTGGATATCTCTGAGACGGACAGGAGTTTTGAAGTGAGGGCTGAGATTCCGGGAGTTGAGCAGGATGAGATAAAGCTCTACAGCTCAGGAGGGGTTCTTACTATTGAGGGGGAGAAGAAAGAGAGCAGGGAGGAGGGGTCGAAGCAAAAGGGTACATATTACAGAGAGAGCCGGTATGGTTCTTTTCGAAGAGATATACCACTGGGAGAGGACTTACAGTGGGAAGATGCGAAGGCTAATTACAAAAATGGTGTGCTCAGGGTTACCGTTCCCAAGGGTGAGAGAAGTCAGAAAGAGGGAAAGAAGATAGAGATCGGTTAG
- a CDS encoding Aminoacyl-histidine dipeptidase (Peptidase D), with amino-acid sequence MKPEQLNPGLLWKHFSSICSIPHPSGHLEGISRYVKLIAERNNLQIKTDEAGNILVSKPASKGRENLPVITLQSHLDMVPQKNSRTEHDFIKDPVKTYVDGEWLKAQGTTLGADNGIGVAASLAAMEDSSLRHGPLEMFFTVDEETGMVGSLSLKEDFLKGKILMNLDSEHEGEIFIGCAGGVEAKVVIPVSREPLSGEKTALKIALRGLRGGHSGLDIHLGRGNALKILAEIIAESTEHFDIALYDLYGGTVSNAIPREAFCTVALPKNDLERFKQFCLGSGEKFKNELGLVDPNISVELTETEKTDQSPLTVQTQNSLLRSLLECPNGVTGRNSENPDLVETSLNLALIHTEEKCIEAVLLLRSSNDSSRDRLAQRLQTLFKAIGAEVYLYGEYPGWQPDFGSRVVDMMKRCYKSLFDDELKVSVVHAGLECGIIGSKYPKMELVSFGPTIRFPHSPDESVHIPSVGRFWSFLVQLLNCAGKYY; translated from the coding sequence ATGAAACCTGAGCAGTTGAATCCAGGGCTTTTGTGGAAACATTTTTCTTCTATCTGTTCCATACCTCACCCATCTGGTCATCTTGAGGGAATTTCACGATACGTGAAACTTATTGCAGAGCGTAACAACCTGCAGATCAAAACTGATGAGGCGGGAAATATTCTGGTTTCTAAACCAGCCTCGAAAGGGAGGGAAAATCTGCCGGTGATTACTCTTCAATCACACCTCGATATGGTACCTCAGAAAAACTCCCGCACAGAGCATGATTTTATAAAAGATCCTGTTAAGACGTATGTGGATGGTGAATGGCTAAAGGCCCAGGGCACAACTTTGGGAGCAGATAATGGGATAGGAGTCGCTGCTTCACTTGCGGCAATGGAAGATAGTTCTCTTCGGCATGGGCCCCTGGAGATGTTTTTCACCGTAGATGAAGAAACTGGGATGGTGGGGAGCCTCTCCCTAAAAGAGGATTTCCTGAAAGGGAAAATTCTGATGAATCTTGACTCTGAGCATGAAGGGGAGATTTTTATCGGCTGTGCAGGAGGGGTTGAAGCAAAAGTTGTTATCCCGGTTAGCAGAGAACCGCTCAGTGGTGAAAAAACGGCCCTCAAAATAGCGCTCAGGGGTCTCAGAGGTGGACATTCCGGTTTGGATATTCATCTTGGGCGGGGAAATGCGCTGAAGATATTAGCAGAAATAATTGCAGAAAGTACAGAGCACTTCGATATAGCACTATACGACTTATATGGGGGGACTGTTTCAAATGCGATCCCAAGAGAGGCATTTTGCACTGTAGCGTTGCCCAAAAACGATCTGGAGAGATTCAAACAATTCTGCCTTGGATCTGGGGAAAAATTCAAAAATGAGCTCGGACTGGTTGATCCAAACATTTCTGTTGAACTGACGGAAACAGAAAAAACAGACCAGTCCCCACTAACCGTTCAGACTCAGAACTCATTGCTTCGCAGCTTATTGGAGTGCCCCAACGGAGTGACAGGCCGTAATTCGGAAAATCCTGATCTGGTGGAAACATCTCTTAACTTAGCCCTGATTCACACGGAAGAAAAGTGTATTGAAGCAGTGTTGCTTCTAAGAAGCTCAAATGATTCTTCAAGGGACAGACTTGCTCAGAGGCTCCAGACTCTCTTTAAAGCAATCGGTGCAGAGGTGTATTTATATGGGGAATATCCCGGGTGGCAACCCGATTTCGGTTCCAGAGTGGTTGATATGATGAAACGGTGCTATAAATCCCTCTTTGATGATGAACTGAAGGTCTCTGTAGTGCATGCGGGTCTAGAGTGTGGCATTATAGGATCCAAATATCCCAAAATGGAACTTGTCTCATTCGGACCCACGATTCGTTTCCCCCACTCCCCTGATGAATCTGTTCATATTCCTTCGGTTGGAAGGTTCTGGTCTTTTTTGGTTCAGTTGCTAAATTGTGCCGGGAAATACTACTGA